A stretch of DNA from Deltaproteobacteria bacterium:
GCTATAACGCGAGAGTATATCACGGTATAAATCAAGATTTGGTCCTGTGAGCATACCATCACGTGAAATATCAGTGCACAAAACCGTGCGTAGACCAGCCGGCATAAAAAGCTCTAATACCTGCCATAAAGTAACGGTTTCGTTTTGACTCCAACCGCTAGTAGCTAAAAGTGGTGTGCCTTGCTCGTCGATTTTAACATCAAGCGCAAAAACGATACGTTCAGCACCAAAGCGAGCAAAAAGTTCAACGGCAGTCTTTGGCGCACGTATAACAATACTACCGATTATAACGCGAGACACGCCGATGTTAAGATAGCTCTCAACGTCATTAATACTGCGAATGCCACCGCCAACTTGCACAGCCATTGATACATTACGTGCAATACTTTCAATAATTGATATCTGGCGTGCTTTTTCATCACGGGCGCCATCAAGATCAATTACATGCAAGACAGTTGCACCAGCATCAGCGAAACTTTTTGCCATGGCTACCGGGTCATCGCCATAGACAGTGAGGCGATCAAAGCGACCTTGTTCAAGTCGAACACATTTGCCTTCTGATAAATCAATCGCTGGAAATATTTTCATAATTTAAAAAACCTATCTAAAAGAGCGGCACCGTTAGTTGCCGAGCGCTCGGGGTGAAACTGCACGCCAAAAAAATTATCTTGTTCAACCGCAGCGACCACTGGGCCACCATGGTTGGTTGTAGCTCTTACAAATGGGCCAAAGGGTGCTTTATATGAATGCACAAAATAAAAGTATTGCCCATTGATATTGCTAAAAAGACGACTTGCCTGACCATCAAGCTGTACTTCATTCCACCCCATATGAGGTACGGTAATGCCATTTTCTAAGTCAGGCTCAATTACTTCAACATTACCTTTAAGCAACTTTAGGCACTCAACATTACCTTCTGCTGAGTGATCAAATAAAAGCTGCATTCCTAAACAAATACCAAGCACCGGTTGCCTAAGACCGCGAATAACCGGTAAAAGCTCAGTTTTTTGCCAACGCGTCATTGCTTCAGGGGCAGCACCAACCCCAGGAAGAATTACATGACTAGCTTTAACAATACACTGTGCATCACTAGTAAGTTCAGCTTTAAGCCCCAGACGCGCGATAGCGTTTTGTACTGAAGCCAAATTGGCGCCCCCAGTATGAACAATTGCAATCACAATATTCCCTTTAATAATAGGGGGTGTCCCTAGTAAAGCTTACGTCAAAACGACGTATTGTATTAACTAAAAAGCACGACTGAAGCTTTTGAACAAGCCTTCAAATATGTGAAGATAATTAGCACCTTTTGTAGCAAAAGGTAACTAAAGTGTTTAGATTAAAATATTTTGAAGTTTAATTAAAAAGAGGTTGTGGATACTATTTATAAACTCGTACCCAATCAATGAGCATTTCTTGCGGAAATACAGTAGTGGCATCAGGATAACCAGGCCAAGAACCGCCCACAGCGAGATTAAGCAAAATATGAAAATAGCCGTTATCAAAAGGCCATCTGCCCGGCACGGTATTACTCTTAACCGTATGATATAAAATACCGTCTACAAACCAGTTGATTTGCCCCTTGGTCCATAAAACGGCGAATACATGATAAGCATCATAGAAATTGCCGGTCGCTAAAATGGTACTGCCCTGAATACAACTAGCACCATAAAAACTTGGCCCATGTAGAGTGCCATAAGTTTTGTTGTCGCGTCCTTCGCCGCCACCAATAAGTTCCATAATATCTATTTCACCTGCATCTGGCCAGGTGCCGGATTCTGGTAACATCCAAAATGCGGGCCAAATGCCTTGACCATATGGTAACTTAATTCGGGCGGCAACCAGTACGCCATATGACCAAAAGTGTTTGTTTCT
This window harbors:
- the hisA gene encoding 1-(5-phosphoribosyl)-5-[(5-phosphoribosylamino)methylideneamino]imidazole-4-carboxamide isomerase; translation: MKIFPAIDLSEGKCVRLEQGRFDRLTVYGDDPVAMAKSFADAGATVLHVIDLDGARDEKARQISIIESIARNVSMAVQVGGGIRSINDVESYLNIGVSRVIIGSIVIRAPKTAVELFARFGAERIVFALDVKIDEQGTPLLATSGWSQNETVTLWQVLELFMPAGLRTVLCTDISRDGMLTGPNLDLYRDILSRYSNIELLASGGVSSLDDLRALKSINTSGVIVGKALYAGRFTLAEALAC
- the hisH gene encoding imidazole glycerol phosphate synthase subunit HisH, coding for MVIAIVHTGGANLASVQNAIARLGLKAELTSDAQCIVKASHVILPGVGAAPEAMTRWQKTELLPVIRGLRQPVLGICLGMQLLFDHSAEGNVECLKLLKGNVEVIEPDLENGITVPHMGWNEVQLDGQASRLFSNINGQYFYFVHSYKAPFGPFVRATTNHGGPVVAAVEQDNFFGVQFHPERSATNGAALLDRFFKL
- a CDS encoding glycoside hydrolase family 16 protein, which produces MSIPLIILSGCGDSNDLNRQIQGNSATVTINTTAADWSSPTDMSLIWSDEFNDNKINTSSWNYDTEASGWRKSWNNELQDYVDDGSGGLNAYVSNGNLVIRAIKQAPDKYTSARLTTRNKHFWSYGVLVAARIKLPYGQGIWPAFWMLPESGTWPDAGEIDIMELIGGGEGRDNKTYGTLHGPSFYGASCIQGSTILATGNFYDAYHVFAVLWTKGQINWFVDGILYHTVKSNTVPGRWPFDNGYFHILLNLAVGGSWPGYPDATTVFPQEMLIDWVRVYK